A window of Agrobacterium vitis genomic DNA:
CTTGTGCAGCTGACGGATCTGGCGCTTTGCGGCGATTTCGCCCGTATGACGATTTTTTCCAATGGCGCCAACAAGGATGCCGCCCTGAAGCTCGCCAATACTTTGCTGTCTGAAGAAATCCAGTCGGCAATCATCACCGAGCTCGGTGGCTTTCCGGGTGTGTCCTGGGATTATATTTCCAAGGACCTGCGCGAGAAATATGCCGATGTCATTCCCGCATCGATCCCGACATTCCCCAGCGGCGATTGGGAAATGGCGGTCAATGACGGCTGGTTCCGCAATGTCGCACCAGGCCTGGCGCGGGGTTGATGAGCGCGCCCAGTTCGCTGCCGCTTGATAAAGGGCGGGAGGCAAAGGCTGGACGCGGGCTGACTGGCCTGCTTCTGGTCGCCCTTCCTATCCTGCTCTTGGCCTGGCTGATCATTTATCCGATCATCTCGGCGGTGATCGGCACGCTTGTCATGACCACGCCGGAGGGCGGGTGGCACGTTTCCGCGGCGTCCTACCGGTTCTTCTTCAGTGACACCTACAGCCTGCGCAATCTCGGCATCACGCTCTGGACCACCGCCGTCTGTGGCGTTGTGCTGCTACTGATCGGCGTGCCGATTGCGCTCTACCTGCGCTTTTCCTCCAGCAGGCTGGCCGCTTATGTTCAGGCGCTGGCGATCTTTCCGATGTTCGTGCCGTCGATCATTCTATCCTATGCACTGATCCGCACCATCGGTCCAAATGGAACGGTCGATATCCTGCTCCACGCCGTGGGCCTGCCGAAACTGCCAACGCCCTATCTGACGCCCTGGGGACCTGTGATCGGTCTGGTCTGGGACAATTTGCCTTTGACCGTGCTGATGCTGACGGCGGGTCTCAGCGCCATTTCCAACAATGCCGTCGAGGCGGCGCGCGACGCTGGTGCAAGGCCTGTGCAGGTATTTTTGCATATCATCCTGCCGCGCATGGCCAATTCCTTCCTAGTCGCCAGTTCCTTTGCCATTCTCGGAATATTTTCGGCCTTTACCCTGCCCTATCTGCTCGGCCCGGCCTCGCCGGAAATGATGGGGCCTTTCATGCAGCGAACGTTTGCCGATCTGAACGATCCGCTGAATGCCACCACGCAAGCGGTGATCAGCTTCGGCTTTTGCCTGTTTTTCGGCGCGTTCTATGTCTATTCGATTGCCAGAAATCAGGAACGAACACGATGAGGCCCCTGCGATGAGAGTGGGTAGGATCGACTGGACGGGCCTTGCTTTCGCAGGCCTGCTCACCCTGTTTATCGCCCTGCCACTGCTGGTGGTCGGCACATGGGCCTTTACCGAGGTCTGGCGCTATCCATTAGTGATCCCGCAGCAATTCGGCCTGCGCTTCTGGTTCCTGACGCTTGGCCGCGCCGACGTCTGGGAGGCGCTCTTTCTCAGCCTGCGCCTCACCGCCACGGTGACATTGCTGTCGGCGGTGATCTGTCTTCCGGCTGCCTATGCCTTTGCCCGGATGAAATTTCCGGGCCGCAATCTGCTGTTCCTGTCTTTTCTTGCCTCGCATGCCTTCCCCAAATTCGGCCTGCTGGTGGCCATTGCGGCGATTTTCCTGAAGCTGCATCTGATCAGCACCTTCTGGGGCGTGGCACTGATTCAGCTGGTCGGCACGCTGATGCTGATGATCTGGATACCGGTTGCCGCCTTCCAGAATGTAGACCGGCGAATGGAAGAAGCGGCGCGTGATGCGGGCGCCCGGCCCTTGCGGGTTTTCTGGTCGATTACGCTGCCGCAGGCAGCGCCAACGATCTTTGCCGCCTTGCTCCTGACCTTCGTCAGCACGTTTTACGAAACAGAAGGCGCCTGGTTGATTGGCGCGCCACAGGTGCGCACCATGCCTGTCTTGATGGTGTCCTTCATCAACAATCAGATGGTGGTGCAATATGGCGCGGTGCTGTCGGTCATGCTGTGGGTTCCCTCTTTCCTCGCACTGATCTTTGCCCGCCGCGCCATCGGCACAGGCGCATTCGCCAAGGGCTTTGGCGCCTGAACAGACCCCTCATCGCCTGTAACCGGAACAGAAACGAACACCCATGGCCCAACTGACCCTTGACCGCGTTTCAAAGCAATTTCCAGGCTCGACCGCCGTCGATGCTTTTTCATTGCATGTAGAGGATGGCGAGCTGGTCTGCCTGCTCGGCCCATCCGGTTCGGGTAAATCGACGCTGCTGCGGATGATTGGCGGTTTCGAAGCACCAACCAGCGGCATGATCCGCATTGACGGCCAGGATGTCACCCGTCTGCCGCCGGAACGGCGACCGACCGGGATGGTCTTTCAAAGCCACGCGCTCTGGACCCATATGAATGTGTTCAAGAACATCGCCTTCGGCCTGAAGCTGCGCGGCATGGCGAGAAGCGAAATCGCTGACCGGGTCGAGGCAGCGCTGGCCATGGTCGGGTTGAAGGATTACGGTCAGCGCCAGACCTATCAACTGTCGGGCGGCCAGCAGCAGAGAGTGGCACTTGCCCGCTCGCTGGTGCTGGAACCGAAAATCCTGCTGCTTGATGAACCCTTTGCCAGCCTCGACCAGCATTTGCGCGAACGGCTGCGCGAGGAAGTGCGCGATATCCAGCAGCGGCTTGGTATTACCACCCTGTTCGTTACCCACGGTCAGGACGAAGCTTTGGCGCTGGCCGACCGTATCGTCGTGATGCGGGCTGGCCGCGCCGAGCAGATCGCCCCGCCGGACCGGGTCTACCGCGAGCCGGAAACCGAATTCGTCGCAGGCTTTATCGGCCAGATGAATTTCATTCCCGGCATAATGCGCAGGGGCGCATTCACCCATATTGACCTTTCCTTGGCGGTCGATGCTGATAGCAATCCAGAGGATGGCGATGCTGTGCTGGCCGTTCGGCCGGAAGCCCTGCATTTGTCGCCCACCGACCGGGCGGACGCGGCCTTTGTCTGCCGGGCTATCGATTTCGGCAGCCATCTCATGGTCGATCTTCAACTCGGTGATGGCACAAGGGTAAAGGCCATGACCGATCCGGGAACCGGCTGGCAAAAAGGCGACCGCGCCGAATTGCAGGTCAGGGCTTTCCGGGTTTTTCGCCACAATAAGGTGATCTGTGTGTCCCAGACCGCCGAGCGATTAAGGAGCTTTGCCAATGTCTGACGGCTTGTTTATCGAGCGTGACGGTTTCAGAACCATGCTGAAATGGCATCGCGGCCATAAGCAGGCGGGCGATATTTCTTTCACGCCGGACCGGATCACCGAGGGCATGGCGCTTGGCGCCAGCGTCGAAATCGATCTTGTCTGTCATGCCGGTGGCGGCCTGGCCGTGCTGCATGACGAGGTTTTGGACAAAGCCACCACCGGCCAAGGCCCGGTGCGTGCAGCCTCAGTGGAGCAGCTGCGCAGCCTGTTCCTGCGCGACCATGACGGACAGCCAAGTGCCCATAGGGTTATGCTGATCGATGATCTCGGGCGCGTTCTGGCCAGCACTTCCCATCGTGCGGGTGCCGTATTGCAACTGGATCTGAAGGAAAAGGTCAGCGACTTGACGCAGCAGGACATCGCCGCTTTCGTTGCCGCCATCGGGCCAGTGCGCGACCGTGTTATCCTGTCGGCGGGTGATGCACAGGCCGTCACCCGTCTCGCAGAGGCCCTGCCCGGCCTGCCGCTCGGTTACGATCCCTGCCATGGCGGCGCCATCGAACGATTGATGGAAAATGGCAACTTCGTTACCTTCATCGACGATGCTGTCGCCGCCATTCCCGACGCCGAGATGATCTATCTCGACCATGAGGCGGTGCTGTTTGCCGAGGATCGCGGTTTCAACATGGTCGCCGCCTTCCATGCGGCTGGAAAACGGATTGATGCCTATACGATCAACAGGGCGGACGAGGCATCGCTACCGCGCGTCCTGCGGCTGCTGGCACTGCAATGCGACCAGATCACCACGGATGATCCGGTCGGGCTTCAAGCGCTGATCGCCCTCTATGACAGTCAACGATCCATCGCAGGCTGAAACCCGGCGAGCAGCCAGGGATGCAACGCTGGCGAGGCGGCAAGAATGCCACCTCCGGCGTCAACCGGCATTCCGCCAAAGCCTGTGACCAGTCCCCCGGCCTCGGTCAGGATCAGGGCTGCGGCGCCATAGTCATGCACCTGCAGGCCATCCTCGAAAAACCCATCCAGCCGCCCACAGGCGACATAGGCAATCGATAGCGCCGCCGACCCAAGACGGCGCACGCCAGCGGTATTGTCCATCAACCGGCGGAGCGCCCGGTGATAGAGCTCCTCATCGACGCTTTTCACTTGTCCGGGGACCGGCAAGCCCGCTCCCACCAGCACATTCTGGACATCGGCCACATCAGCACACTGTAGTTTTTCGCCGTTCAGAGTGGCGCCCTTACCGATTTCAGCACTGAAAAGCTCATCGAGCATACTGTCATAAACCACCCCGCAGGTGATCACGCCCCGTTCGGCAATGGCGATGGTCATGCCGAAATGCGGCAGGCCCCAGGCAAAATTGGTGGTTCCGTCAATGGGATCAATATAGATGACCGGTGCATCTGGGCCACCTGTACGGTTGCCGGTCTCTTCCTCGCCCTGGATGGCATGGTCCGGAAAGGCCTCGGAGACACCGGCAACGATCAGGCGCTCGACGGCGACATCGATTTCCGTCTGGTAATCGCGCGGACCTTTGGACACCATCTGGTCGACATGACGGCGACGCAGCGATTGACGCGCCAGCGCTCCGGCTTCGAGAGCAATGCTGGCAAGGGCTAACAGGCGTGGAGAACTGTCAGGCGCGAGACGGTCGCGGGCGCTAAGATCGGTCATGGCACATTCCGGGATGTTTGGGACAATATCCTCGATTCAGGACAGAACGAGGTCGAATGAATGCCGAAACTTCGCGGAAATGGGCAGAAAAGCAAGTAAAGGATATATGACAGCCCGGCTATCCGCTATGTCGGATGCTGAGACGATCGCTCTCGGTATCAGTTCAGCAATTGTTGCTCGCGGCTGCGGGCCGCGGACAGCTCGGATGTCGTGTGATTGAGACGATCAGCCAGAACCCGGGTGATTTCCGAGGAGATTTCGGGAAAATCGCTCATCAGTTTCAGGAAGTTTTCCTTGCTGATTTTCAAAACTTCAAGACGCGAGGCCGCCCGCACGGTTGCGGTGCGCGACACATCGCAGAGAATGGCGATTTCCCCGACGATTGAATTGCTTTGAACTTCCGCGACCTTGATCTCGCCAGCATCCGAATTGACCAGAACATCGGCTGTCCCTGACAGCACGACATAGGCTGCGTCACCGACATCGCCCTGGCGAAACAGGTTCTGCCCCTCACGACAGGTCATCCGGTCGGAAGCAAAAGCAAGCAGCTTCAGCTTGGCTGGAGCAATCTGGGAAAACAGCGGCACGCGCCGCAACATTTCGACTTCGTCCTTCAGTAGCATTTGCGTCTTACCCCCTATCGCGCCTGATCACGATATTACGAGAGAAACTGTTTGAACATCCCGTCTTTGGCGGAAAGCTCTTCGAAACTCCCGGTTTCGACAAGATTTCCTTTGTCGAACACGAGTATCCTGTCAAAAAGCCCGCTTATATCCGCATTTGGTAAAACCCAGATGATCGAGGGCCGCTGACCGTCGCAATGTAGGTCCTGCATGATATGGCTGACGATCTTATCCTGCGCCCGCTGATCGAGCGCCGACAAGGGTCTGTTGAAGATGAAATAATCCGACCGCTTCACCAGCGCCCGCGCCAGATTGAGCTTCTGGCGCTGGACAGCGGTTAACCGCCGCCCCTGCGAGCCGACATCGAAATCCAGCCCGATCGACAGCACGCTTTCGGCAAGGCCGAGGTCTCTAAAAATGTCGCGAATGATCGCACGGATCCGGTCAGACGCATCGGCTTCGCGCACAGCCAGCCGCCCAAACAGCACATTGTCCATCAATGATGCCGACAGGGTGAACCGTTCTACGTCGTGACGTTCGATTTTTTCCGCCAGATCCGCGGGAACTCCGGCATGGAACTCGCGACGTGCATCGACGATCTTGTCCATCAACTCCTGCGTCAAAAGGCCGAAACGATGGCGCGGCTCGATATAGGCAAAGCTGAGGCGGATAATGCTGCTGCGCTCGCTGGCCGAGGCTTGCGTTACGGCTGTGCCATGGAGCTTTTGCAGCAAAGCCTCGTAGTCGGGAAGATCCTCCGCGCTCATGAAGGTCAATTGCTGGAAAAACGGATGGTCGGGCGGAAGGTCTCGAAACAATTCTACCGCATTCGCCGCGATTTCGAGCCCCATTGCATAGAACGCATCGCCAATGCCGGTATCACGCATCACCTTGCGAAAATAAGGATGGGCCGCCAGCCGTTGCCCATTGATCATCAAGGGTTTCATCTTGCCGAAAAGCAGATTTTCACCCACCGTCGCCTGGCTGTTATAGGCATCGGCCTCGAAGGGTACGACAATGTCGTCCAGATTCTCGTCGTGCAACCGGCGGCGCAGCGCATGGCGGATCTCGACGATTCGCTCTGTCAATTCCTGATGGGCAAGCGTATCCACTTGTGAACGCAGGGCGAGATCGAAAATATCCTCCGAAATCATCACAGCATCCAGAACCGGACGGATCACCTTCAAGAGTCCATCCGGCCCTTCAGCGCCAGCCGATCGATAATCCACCCAATCGCTGTTGAGATCGAGAAGCGGATTGCCGGATCTCTGCGCCTCCAGAAGGTCACGTTTGTTTCTGCGCGCCGCCAGTCCGTCATAGGTGACATCTGTCAAAGGCGCATGTTTCAACCCGTAGAGAAGATTGTCCCGCAGAGTTCCATGGAAGAAATAGGCATCCGAGGACACGAAGGAAAGCCGCCGCCCGGTGACCGATTCCGGCATGGTGAGAATATCCTGGCCACCAATGCTGATATGGCCGGATTCCGGCCACAGGATACGCCCGAGAGCTTCCGCCAGCGCCTCGCCGCCGCCACCGTTCTGACCGATAATCGCAACCGTCTCATTGGGGGCAATATCCAGCGAAACGCTATTGAGCAGGCGCGCGCCACTATCGTCGCAAAGCACCAGATTCGAGGCCACCAGTGCCTCGGAAAGCGGGCCGACCGGCGTGGCCGCGACCGTGTGAACCCGCGCATCGACCAATCGCTCAACATCGAATTGCTCGACCACTTGAGCATATTTGACCTGAACGTCCTGGCGGGCCTGATCCCAGTCTATCAATTCCTTCAGCGGACCTGGCAGGTCCTTATAGGCGCCGATAACAGCGATGAGCTGGCCGATGTCGAGCCGCCCCTCCAGAGCCATATACCCGCCGATAGCATAGAACAGAAACGGCGTCAGTTGGGCGAGGAAGTTATTGATGAATTTCACCATGAACTTCCACTGATAGAGATCGTAGCGGATCGAAAAAATCAGGCCGAGACGGGCGGCAATGTCAGCGCGCTCAAAATTGGATGTGTCATGGGCATGGATCGTATGAATGCCATCGACAATTTCGCCAACCCGGCCGGACAATTGACGCGCCGTTAGCTGACGCTGACGGCCCAGCTCCAGCAGCCGCCTACGCATGCGTGGAATGATAATGGCCTGAACGCAAACCATGCCAGCCGCAATCATTCCCAGCCAAACATTCTGAAGGATGATGAAGATCAGCGCCGTCAGAGCCTGCCCACCCAAAAGCGCGGGTTGGACAAAGGCATCGCCGGTAAAACCACCCAGCGGCTCGACCTCGTCCTTGATCATCGTGGCAATCTCGGCGGACTTGACCCGCTTGAAATGCACGGGCGGAAACCGCAGGACCCGATCGATCAACTCGAAGCGAATCCGGCGCAGCATGCGCTCACCAAGCCGCCCCTTATAGGTGTTGATATAGAATTTGAACAATCCGTTCAGCACGACAAGACACAGGAAAACAACGCTGAGAGCCATCAGCATTTGTAAGCGGTTCAGCTCGAAACCGCTGAAGATTTCCAGATGTCCGATCCATGGCAGGTCGAAGGCAACATGCATGAACGGCTTTGTCGCCCCAGCCTCTTCAAAGCCCTGGCCCTGAATAGGGCCATTGACGATCTGCTTGGGCAGATCGAAAGACAGGAAATAGGGGATCATCGACAGGCCGACAATGCACAGTATCCACACCTGTTGCAGAGAGGTGTTCGACCAGATGTAACGCCCCAGGCTTTTTTCCATCGTCACTCGTGAAATGCAGCGCCTGTCGTCCCACGCCCCATGCCGCGCGACAACGCCTTTGATCATATATGGCGCACTTCTCTTCGCTGTAAAGGCGATGACGCGCAGATGACGTTCCAACAGCCTTTCACGTTGGCTTCTGGCCTTCTATGAAGACTGTTTCCCGGCATCCAGCCCTGATTTATTGCAAAAACCGGTCCATCATTGCTTGGGACCTTTTCTGTCCATCCAACTGGACGGCATCGCGATGCAGGAGAATCAAACGCTCGGCCTCCGAAAGACCGGTGCGATGCAGATCGGCTTCCACGTCATCTCTCTGCATTTTAGCCATGAGCGGACCGGGTTGCAAAATCGTTACCCGCTGGCGAACACCCCGCAGCTTTTCCTCACCCAGTGTTATCCAGTCACCGGCGCAGTAGCCGGCAAAGGCATGGCTGGCCACCACTTCGCTTGCATATTTCTTGGTGAGCAACTGAAGCCTTACCACTTCATTGACTGCCGAACCGAAGGCTGAAAACGTCAACCGGTCACGCAGTCCGACATTGCCGAACATCACATTGCCGACATGCAGGCCGAGGCCGTAGCCGATAGGGGCCGCACCCTTTTTCCGACGCTCCGCGTTTAGGTCCGCCAGCCGCGACTGGGCCACACGAACAGCCGAAAGTGCCGCCTGACAAGCCTGCCGGGACGGGTCCTTGTGCCGGTCGCAAGGATACACGGCCAGAAACCCATCGCCCAGGAAACTGAGGATCTGCCCGCCATTGCGGTTGAACGGTGCAGCAATCGCATCGAAAAAATCATTCAACGTATCGATATAGGCTTGGCGGCCTTCTTTTTCGGCCAGCATGGTCGATTGGCGCATGTCGCCGACAACAAGTGCTGCCCGGATGGTTTCGCCATCACCCCGGCGGATCTGGCCATTCAGCACCCGCTTGCCGGCATCGCCCCCCAGATAGGTGGTCAGCATATTGTTGGAAAGCTTGCTGAGTACAGCCATTTTGGCGGCAACCGCCAGATGATTTTGAATGCGCAGCAACGCGGCAATCATCTCTTCGCTAAAGCCGTCCTTGGCATCCGTGGACCAGGAACCCAACATGCCCTGCACGGATTGATCACCGAAGGGCTGCATGAAGGCAAGATAATCGGTGACATTCTCCTTGCGCAAATCCTCGAAGATCTCGAATTCAACGGGACCTTCGGCGGGAATGCGCCGGCGCAAATAATCGAGATCCCGGCTCAGCAATTGATAATAGGGGCTCTGTAAAAACATATCCGTATTGTCGGCATCGTGACGATAGCCTTCAATCATCAGCCCGCTTTGTGGCCGCCAGGTAAAGCCAACCGCTTCGTAAAGCGGATGCAGCATGGCAAAGGACAAATGGACCCGAACGATTGGCAGACCGGCGGCGGCGATCCGGTCGCAAAAGCCCCGAACGATATCCTCGAGAGTGCTACCGGAAAGGGCTGCCTGTGTCAGCCAATCGGCGACTTTCTCCATGAAGATCGCCGAGACCGGTGCCGATGTAGTCGCCATGGAAGGTCCTATCAAAAAGACGTGTCGTTGAAAAACAGGCCATGGCCGGGTTCATGATAGGAAATAGGGATCTCCGCCACTCCAGACAATGGCAGCCAACGTCCACAATGCCTTATATACAGCATGTTTCAACAAACGGGAATCGGGACGATACTGTAGTTTTGTTTTCGCATCGGATTTTTTCGCCGCAGGTTATGTTTTGCCAACCTCGGAAAGATTGAGCGCATTGCGTGTCGCCTCATTCAGGATGAAGACTTTTAGCGGCTCCGCACGACCGCGAATGGAAATTTCCCGTCCGGCGCTTTCCGGCACCGCCAGACCCGCCAGAGTAGCGACCGGTTCGGAAATCACCAGTTGGGTTTCGAATTCCTTGGCCACCGATTCCAGCCGGCTGGCGACATTGACGGTATCACCAATGGCTGTGAGATTACGAACGCTGCCGTAACCCAGTGTTCCCACCACAGCCGGACCCGTATGGATGCCAATAGCGATCCTGAGCGGCACCGTCAGTTCATTGGCCAATTGCCGGTTCAACTCCTCAAGACCGGCAATGATACCGCTTGCCGCCTTCAGGGCCTGGCGACAGGCGGTCTCAGTCGAACCTGTGACGCCGAAAAGCGCCATCGCGCCATCGCCGATGAATTTATCCAGCCGCCCTCCTGCCTCTTCCACGGCATGACCGACCACGGCGAAATAGCGGTTCAGCAGAAAGACGATGTCGAAAGGCAGCCGAGTTTCCGTCAGCATCGTGAAATGCCGCAGGTCACAGAACAGTACGGCAATATCGCGTTCGCGGCCCGGAACCACTTCATGACTGCTATCGATCGTGGCGCTTTGCGGCATCGCCACCATAAGGGGCATGACTGTGAGGTTCGCCCTGGGCCGAAGCTGGCAGGCAAGCCGCACACCGGGGCCAGCCTTGATCCGGTTGAGCGTACCCTGTTCCAGCGTTTCAGCGGGCGGCAACAGCTGCTCTCCATCGATAACCTGGACGCGGCAGGTCGAGCACTGGCCCTTGCCGCCGCACACGGCATAATGCGGTTGACCAGCCAGTCGGCTGGCCTCAAGCAGCGTGAAGCCGCGGGGCACGCTGACAGCCTCGCCGTTCGGATAGCGGACGGTGATAAGGTGCGCCCGCTCGTTCATTCTGCGGGCGACACGCAGGGCGACAACCATGCCGATAGATAGGAAAAACAACCCATAAAGTGACAAGCGGATAATCTGGATCCACCCTGCTTCGCTGTCCGTCAATGCGGTCGGGTCATAGTAACCGCCTGGATAACCGCTCAACCAGAAGGCTGGGCTGGCAATCGTGCGGCCCATCTCGACAAAGCCAAGCAGGGACAGGATCGGCAGCAGAATGGCCACCGTCAGCAAACCCGCTTTGGACGATTCATACCATGGTCGGAACCGCAGCCAAAAATGGATTCCGATACAACCGTGCAGCCATAAAATGACAATGGCGAGCGATTGGCGCCATCCATCAACAGGCGACGTGGTCCACATGGAATGGACGACCGTCTGATAATTGTCACGCAGATGAAAGAGCGAGGAGGCAATCCTGGTCGCAACAATATGGTCGATGATCAATAGCGGCACCACCAAGCCAAGCACGATCTGCAACGCTTCGGATTTCGGCATGGTAAAGCTGCGGCGGATATAGACGGCGCGTAACACCAGACCCATGTGGGTGAGCAAAGAACCGTAAAGCAACACTGTGCCCGGAGGGGTACGCCAAACACCCAGAAACCACAAACGGGCGCGATCGGCAAAATCCACCGAAATCAACCCGGTGGCATGATTGGCCATGTGCATGGCGAGGAACAGGAAAATCACCAGCCCCGAACCAAGCCGGGCCTTGCGTATCCGGCGTTCCGACCAGAGGCTTTTTTTGACGTCCACGGCCATAGGTTTCAGTTCTTCAAAGCCACTTTCCGAAGATCCAGCAATGGCAGTTTTGACAAGACCTGTAAATCACCGCCGGGTTTCCTGATTGATTTTATCGATTGTATGACCAACACGGAAATCAAGTTTCCGAATTTTTGCCTGTGCTATCAGATATCGAGTGCAGTCAGATATCGAGAAGCATTCCGTCACGAGCCATAAGCGTCGCTGGAAACGCCTCCTGCGCCAATCGTTCCAGCAGTGCCATTTCGCTGTCGGTGCGCCATGGGGCGTGATGGAACAGCAACAATCGGCCCACATTTGCCTCCTGGGCCAATTTCACGCCCTGCTCCCAGCTCGAATGGCCAAACCCTCGATAACGCTGCATTTCCGCTTCGGTAAAGGCGGCGTCGTAGACCGCAATATCGGCATTGGCCATCAGCGCCAGCGCTGTCGGATCGAGTTCGCCGGGCTGATGTTCTATGTCAAACACCAATGCCAGCACCTTACCTGCCCATTCCACCCGGTAGCCGATGCAACCGCCCGGATGATTGAGCGTAAATGTGCCGATGGAAATACCAGGACGAGGCGTCAGAATATCTCCGGCACGAAAATCATGAAACTGCAGAGAGGCCTTGCAGATATCCATTTTCACGGGAAAATAGGGCGGACTGACGAATTGATGGATCATCTGATCCGTCGTCATGCTACCGGCAAGGTGGCCGGACCAGATATTGACGGTGATCTCAGGATTGTAGATCGGCTTGAAAAAAGGCAAGCCGATAATGTGATCGTAGTGACAGTGGGAAAAAAACAGGTCGACATTGCTGGTCTTGTCTCCCATCATATCCAGACCGGCCTGACGAATGCCGGAGCCGGCATCGAAAATGAGCCTGTGTTCGCCGCAGCGCACCTCGATACAGGGCGTGTTCCCGCCATAAACATCGAATTCCGCGCCGCAGACCGGGATACTGCCGCGAACACCCCAGAATTTCACCTGAAACACGCTACTGTTCACTTTTATCCAAAGAGTTTCGGTCGCGGGATTAGGACGATTGGTTTTGGACCGGTTACCAATACATCATTCCTGAAATTACCAAGGATGCAAAGGGAAATGTCAGGTGCCTTATATCTGCCAGTGCGACTTTCTCAAAATTGCTTGCAGGGGTTTAGCCATACTCTGTCCTATCGATTATCCGACGCAATCGAATTTCTCCAATTCCGCTTCATATTCCCGCGCACCATCGTCCTTGGCGAAAAGCACACAGGGACCGTTCGAGCCTCGTGGATCATAGGAAAACCCTTTACTGGCAAGGGCCATGGTAATATCGCGTACCCCAGAAAGGCCATAGAGATGGTCATGCAATTCAAGAAAAATACGCTCTATACCTATAAGCGCTGCATTCCCTAGCAAATCGCGCTCTGCACCTTCTATGTCCATTACCAACACGTTTATCGCATAAGTCTCTATAAAATCATCGATATTCTGCGAAGTAATCGAAATTTTCCGCTCATAAGGCCCCTGGTTGATATCCATCGAAGACATCCACAAATCTTTGCGGATATAAAACGAGTAAGACTGAGGTATACCTGCGGTCAACAATCCGTGCTGCAATACCACATTGGCAATATCATTGGCAGCAATGACGCGATGGGCGAGAGCCGCCGTCACGGGATTTGCCTCAAAGGCCCAAACCTGCACACCAGGAACTCGTGCTATAAGCGAGGTGATCACTCCTAGCCCTGAGCCCAACTCCAATATTCTGTCATTCTGCCTAACAGCCCTTGAGACCCATTTGGCTTCCTTGGCCTCATAGCTGCTGCTGGTTAATGCCTCCCAAATCACCGGGGATACATCATCGGGCGCAAGAGGGACCGATACACCATGTACGTTTAGCATGTTCGTGCAGTATTCCATTTCTACTCGGATTGGTCATATTCAGTATGATCCAAACAAACTCGCGGTTTTGTCTCGTTTTTCTTTTCAGAAAGTCCAACCCACTTTCCTGCCAAGGTCTAGGGCCTCGAAAACTACGCCTACCCTTATCGTGTAAATCCCCTCAATTTAAAAGGCAAAATTCCAGAGATTTTAGAGCCGGCTTCGATTGAATGCGACACAATTATTGCGAGCATACACCACTACGAACACTCCTCAGAGATTATCTCCTGGTGATTTTTCTCGTCACGAAGATGCATTA
This region includes:
- a CDS encoding glycerophosphodiester phosphodiesterase family protein produces the protein MSDGLFIERDGFRTMLKWHRGHKQAGDISFTPDRITEGMALGASVEIDLVCHAGGGLAVLHDEVLDKATTGQGPVRAASVEQLRSLFLRDHDGQPSAHRVMLIDDLGRVLASTSHRAGAVLQLDLKEKVSDLTQQDIAAFVAAIGPVRDRVILSAGDAQAVTRLAEALPGLPLGYDPCHGGAIERLMENGNFVTFIDDAVAAIPDAEMIYLDHEAVLFAEDRGFNMVAAFHAAGKRIDAYTINRADEASLPRVLRLLALQCDQITTDDPVGLQALIALYDSQRSIAG
- a CDS encoding inositol monophosphatase family protein — translated: MTDLSARDRLAPDSSPRLLALASIALEAGALARQSLRRRHVDQMVSKGPRDYQTEIDVAVERLIVAGVSEAFPDHAIQGEEETGNRTGGPDAPVIYIDPIDGTTNFAWGLPHFGMTIAIAERGVITCGVVYDSMLDELFSAEIGKGATLNGEKLQCADVADVQNVLVGAGLPVPGQVKSVDEELYHRALRRLMDNTAGVRRLGSAALSIAYVACGRLDGFFEDGLQVHDYGAAALILTEAGGLVTGFGGMPVDAGGGILAASPALHPWLLAGFQPAMDR
- a CDS encoding ABC transporter permease → MRVGRIDWTGLAFAGLLTLFIALPLLVVGTWAFTEVWRYPLVIPQQFGLRFWFLTLGRADVWEALFLSLRLTATVTLLSAVICLPAAYAFARMKFPGRNLLFLSFLASHAFPKFGLLVAIAAIFLKLHLISTFWGVALIQLVGTLMLMIWIPVAAFQNVDRRMEEAARDAGARPLRVFWSITLPQAAPTIFAALLLTFVSTFYETEGAWLIGAPQVRTMPVLMVSFINNQMVVQYGAVLSVMLWVPSFLALIFARRAIGTGAFAKGFGA
- a CDS encoding cyclic nucleotide-binding domain-containing protein gives rise to the protein MLLKDEVEMLRRVPLFSQIAPAKLKLLAFASDRMTCREGQNLFRQGDVGDAAYVVLSGTADVLVNSDAGEIKVAEVQSNSIVGEIAILCDVSRTATVRAASRLEVLKISKENFLKLMSDFPEISSEITRVLADRLNHTTSELSAARSREQQLLN
- a CDS encoding ABC transporter permease codes for the protein MSAPSSLPLDKGREAKAGRGLTGLLLVALPILLLAWLIIYPIISAVIGTLVMTTPEGGWHVSAASYRFFFSDTYSLRNLGITLWTTAVCGVVLLLIGVPIALYLRFSSSRLAAYVQALAIFPMFVPSIILSYALIRTIGPNGTVDILLHAVGLPKLPTPYLTPWGPVIGLVWDNLPLTVLMLTAGLSAISNNAVEAARDAGARPVQVFLHIILPRMANSFLVASSFAILGIFSAFTLPYLLGPASPEMMGPFMQRTFADLNDPLNATTQAVISFGFCLFFGAFYVYSIARNQERTR
- a CDS encoding ABC transporter ATP-binding protein, with translation MAQLTLDRVSKQFPGSTAVDAFSLHVEDGELVCLLGPSGSGKSTLLRMIGGFEAPTSGMIRIDGQDVTRLPPERRPTGMVFQSHALWTHMNVFKNIAFGLKLRGMARSEIADRVEAALAMVGLKDYGQRQTYQLSGGQQQRVALARSLVLEPKILLLDEPFASLDQHLRERLREEVRDIQQRLGITTLFVTHGQDEALALADRIVVMRAGRAEQIAPPDRVYREPETEFVAGFIGQMNFIPGIMRRGAFTHIDLSLAVDADSNPEDGDAVLAVRPEALHLSPTDRADAAFVCRAIDFGSHLMVDLQLGDGTRVKAMTDPGTGWQKGDRAELQVRAFRVFRHNKVICVSQTAERLRSFANV